The stretch of DNA TCCCCCATCCCCGCCGCCGAAGGCGGCCATCCCCCATCCCTGGCGAGCGTCAGCGAGCCGCCGCACCCCCTCGCGGCCGACCTGGACCGGCTCCGCGCCGACGTCGTGGCCCTCTTCGAGGACGCCGTCGGTCGCGACCGCGCCCGGCAGCACGAGGCCCACGTCCTCGAAACGCTCGGGCTCCCCTCGCCCATCCCGCCCGAGCACGCGGTCCCGTTCCTCCGCGCGCTCCTCACCGCCGACCCGCCCCGCCGGTGGCACCTCTTCAAGCGCGCCCGGGGACGCCTCCACGCCCCCGTCGCCGACCGGCTCATGGCCTTCCACGTCGCCCACGGTCACGCCGCCGAGCCGCGCGCCCAGGACGCCGTCGAGGCCGTCGCCGCGCTCTGGACCCGCCTCCACCGATGACGGAGGCCGTCCCCACCCTCGACCACTGGCGGCCCGTCCTCCCGACCGTGGCCCGCCCCGGCGCCCTCGTCGGCACCGAAGGCCCCGGCCGCTCTGGGGCCGGCGGCATCGCCGTAGGCCCCGACGGGCTCCGCACGGCCGGACCCGCCGCCGACGGCCCGGCCCACACCGTCCTCACCGACCCGGTCCGCGTCGGCCACGGCCGCGCCCTCGCCGAGCTGGTCGGCCGCGCCGCACGCGGGCGCCACACGCTCCTCGTCGGCGACGAGGGCGTCGGGAAGACCCGGCTCCTCCAGGAGCTGGCCGCCGTCGTGGCCGGCCGCCGCGTCGTCCTCGACCCGGCCGACCAGCGGGCCACGAGACGCCGGACGGTCCAGCTCCCCCAGAGCCCCGACCGCGCGTTCACGCTCGTGTTCGTCCCCGAGGCCGGGCCGCCCTCGCGGCTCGTCGCCGCGCTCGTCGACGCGTTCCACGCGCTCGGCGTGCTGGCGCTGCCCGGCGTCCCCGTCGCCATGCGGGCCGGGGCCTGCGCCGAGCTGTCGGCCGCCGAGGTCCGAAAACTCCTCCGCACCGTGGACGAGCGCCAGGCGGCCCTCGTCGAGTCGCTCGCGGACCTCGCGGGCGGCGGCCGCGCGCCCCGCCTCCTCCTCGCCCTCGACGGGCTCGACCGGGCCTCGCCGACGCAGGGCCTCTTCTTCCGCGAGCTGCAACGCCGCGCGACCGTCGTCGGCGCCGTCCGCACGGTCCCCCAGGGCCGCTCGCTCCGGACGTTCTTCGCCACGTTCGGCCAGGTCCCGGTCGCGCCGCTCGACGAGGCCCACGCGGGCGCGCTCTTCGAGTACGTCCGCGCCCGCTACGACGTCGCCGCGGCCGACCCCGCCCACTACCGCCGCGAGGTCCTCCGCCGGGCCGAGGGGAATCCTGCCGTCCTCCGGGCCATGATGCACGACGGCGCGCAGTCCCGGCTCGTCACGCCCCAGGACGTCCGCGACCTCCAAGCCCGCGACGACGCCCCCTTCTTCAACCTCGGCCTCGTCTACGTCTTCGGGCTCATCGGGCTCGGCGCGCTCCGGGTCCTCATGATCGGCGTCCGCGACACCGACCTCTACATCGTCCTCACGCTCGCGACGGTCCTCGGCTACCTCGTCTTCCGGGTGTTCCGGACCTTCTTCATGTTCCAGCCGAGGCCGGACAGCAAGTAGCGCCACCCGGGTCCCCCGCGGACCCGCCCGGCGCCGCTCGCTGGCGGCGGCGCCCGGACCCTCCCGCCAGCGCCACCCCCGAGTCCCGTGCTCCCGTCCCTCTTCTACGCCCTCGCGCTCGCCGCCGCTCAACTCTTCGCGACGCCGGCCGACATCTGCGACGACTGCAACTACCCCGTCGACGACGGCTGCAAGTGCGTCTGCTACTCCGGCGGCTACGACCCCGACGACCCGGCCTGCCAGTTCTAGCCATGCGGCGTAGCCTCCTCCCGCTGGCGGCGCTCCTCGGAGTCGCCGCCAGCGCCCAACCGCAGGTCGGCGCTAGCCAAACGCCGTGCTCGGACAGGCCCGACGGCTGGCCGCTCCGCGCGTGCCTCCGGGCCGCCCACGCGCCCGCCTCGGTCCTCTCGGCCGAGAGCGCGACGGCCGCGCTCGTCTCGACCGTCGACGTCCGCGTCCGCCGCGACTCGACGCGGCAGACCGACAGCACGTTCGTCGAGGCGGACTCGGCGTGGACCGTCGAGTCGTGGTGGGAGGTCACGGAGACCCCCTCCCTCGCCGCGATCGACGACACGACGACGGCCCACGCGCCCGGCGCGCTGCCGCCCGGCTGGACCGTCCACACGCCCGAACGGGTCGCCGAGCCCCTGGCCCACGTCGTCGGCACCCCGCTCCCCGCCGATGCCCTTCCCACTCCCGTAGACGGTCACCTCGACCTCCACGCCGCCTGGCCGTCGGCCTCCGGCGGCGCCGGTCTCGAGGATCGCCGTGGCGACGTGGCGCGCGCCGCGCTCTACGTCCGCACGGTCTACCCGCTCCACGTCGAAGCCTCCGGCGAGTGGCCCGCCTCGGCGCACGCCCGGGGGCCGCGCGTCGAGCAGCTCCTCGCCGATCACGAGGCCGACCCGCCCGACGACTGGGAGCGCGAGCGCCACGGCCGCGCCTCTGCGGGCCAGGGCAACCTGAACCCGTTCGTCCTCTCCCCTGCCCTCGCCCGCCGCGCCTTCCCGCTCGGGCCGCGCGTCGACCGCGAGGCCCCGCCGCTCTGGGTCAACGAGGTCCACGCCACGAACGACGGCCGCGACGCGGGCGAGGGCGTCGAGGTCGCCGGTCCTGCCCACACCGACCTCGCCGCCTGGCGGCTCGTCCTCTACGGCGGGCGTGGTCACCCCTACGACCCGTACGACGACTTCGTCTTGGCCACGCCCGCGCTCTCCGGCGCGCTCCCCGCCGAGGGGTCGCTCGGGGCCGCCTGGCTCCCGGTCCGTGGGATGTGGAACCGGTGCAACGGGGTCGCCCTGTTCGACCCCGACGCCGCGCTCGTCCAGTTCGTGAGCTACGGGGGCTGCCGGTTCAACGCCTCGACCGGCCCCGTCGCCGACGCTGCCGAAACCGTGGCCTCCGGCGCGAGCGATCCCGCCCACCCCGACTCGCTCGCCTGGACCACGCCCACGCTCGGGCACGACGGCCGCGCGCTCCAGGAGTGGACCCAGATGCCCGTCGGCCTCAGCCTCCAGCTCACGGGCGCGGGCAGCGTCGCCGCCGACTTCGCGTGGGGCGGCCCGCACCCCGCCTCGCCCGGACGACTCAACGACTACCAGGCCCCCGCGATGGGTGCGAACGGTCGCACTGCTCGCACCGCCCCGAGCACTCCTTCGATCTACCCTGATCTCACGGGTCGTCCCCTCCTCACGGCGCTCGCCGCCGACTACAGCCCGGCGACCACGTTCTCGTACGACCGCGCCCGGGACTCCCTCTTCGCCGCCGTTTGGCGCGAGCCGCGGGAGGACACCGGCGCGGCGTCAGACTCCCTCCGCGGCTTCTACTCCGGCCTCGCCATCGCCCTCCCGCGCGGCGTCGATCCCACGACGCACGCGTGGAACAGCGCGCCCCGGTTCTCGACCGAGCACCTCTGGCCGCAGTCGCGCGGCGCCGTCGAGGGCACCCCGCTCCACGCCGATCTCCACGGCCTCGCCCCGGTCCGGCAATCAGTCAACAGCTCGCGCTCGAACCACCCGCTCGGGGAGGTCCCCGACGCCCAGGTCGACCGCTGGTACGGCCCCGTAGACGGGTACCTGTCGTCCCCGCCCGGCGTCTCGGTCCGCGACGCCTACAGCAAGAAGCGCGGCGGCGCCTCCCCCCTCTTCGAGCCGCGCGAGGGGCACGCGGGCGACGCCGCGCGCGCCCTGTTCTACGCCTGGACCGTCTACGGTCCCTACGACGGTCCGCTCGACGAAGGCCGCCTCGACGTTGCGTTCTGGGAGGACCAGCTCCCCGACCTCCTCGCGTGGCACGTACAGGATCCGCCCCACGACGCCGAGCGCCAGCGGTCTGCGACCATCGCCGCCTGGCAAGGAACCGAGAACCCGTTCGTTCTCGACCCCACGCTCGCCGAGCGGGCCTTCGCGCCCCGTCCGACGGAGACCGAGAACGCGTCAGCGCCCGCGCTCTCGCTCTCGCTCCCTCGGCCGAACCCCGCTCGCGGTCCCGTCTCTGCCACGCTCACGCTCCCCCGCCCCGGGCCTGTCCGCGTCGTGGTCCACGACGCGCTCGGCCGTGAAGTCCTCGTCGCCCACGATGGCCCCGCCCCTCTACGCCTGGACGTCCGGCTCGACACCTCCACGCTGGGGACGGGCGTGTACACGCTCCGCGCCCTCACGAGCGTGGGGGCCGCGGTGAGATCCGTGGTCGTGGTCCGGTGAGAGCGCTACGTCCAGCACTGACCCGACGTGCACGGCAGGTCTTCCGCCTGGTGGCATCCTTCGCCGAGGTCTGCCTCGCCCAGCGGTACCCCACTCCGGTGGAGGTAGACCCCGGAGTCGCGCCGACGTAACTCCGCCTCCAACGAAATCGCTCGCGCCCAGTCTTCCGGCCACGCCTCGCGTAGCTCACGCCACTGCGCATCGCTCCGGTACGGGCAGCACCAGCACGACGACTTCGGTGGGCGCGGCCATCCCGCCTCGGCCACGAGCTCCAGACACTCCGCCCGCGTCGTCGGCCGGTCGAAGACGAGCGGCCACCGGGTCACGATCCACTTCCGCCGGTCCCCGCCCATCCGCCCCGCCTCGTCGCGGCTGATCCCCAGCCAGTTCACCACGGGGCCGAGTTCGCTCCGCCCCTCCGGCCCGTACCCGAGTTGGCGGACGTACCGCCGCACCACGTCGCGCTTCCACTCGCCCGAGCAGAAGTTCCGCATCTGGCCGACCTTCCCGGACCGCTGGCGGTCCTCCGCTTGGCGCGTGTAGACCGGCATCAGCGGCCTCCCGTCGGTCGAGACCAGGTCCTTCGTCGCGAGCTCGTGCGGCGCGACCTCGACCCGGAGCCCGCCCCCCGCCAGCGCGGGCTGGACCACGTCCTCGAGGTAGGCCCATGTGGCACTCGCCTCGCGCGACGTGTCGGCCATGACGATCCGCTCGGGCCGAGGCAGCTCGCCCCGCAGCACGAGCACAGCGATCGCGGCCGACTGCACCCCGCCCCCGTAGCTCCAGATCACGGGCCGGTCCACCGCGGCCGTCGTCCACCGCTCCCGTAGCGCGGCGACGTCCCGACCTCCCGCCGTGAACAGGTCGAGTTGGGCGTCGAGCACGGCGTGCCAAACGGTGGTATCCGTTTGACAAGATGGCCCCCCCTGCCCTTCCATGCAACCCACCCGCCTAGACGAAGCCGAGCGCGCGCCGGACGTAGTCCGACGGCGACAGCCCGGCCTCCAGCGCGAGCGCCTTCAGCCGCCGACGCTCGGCCTCCGTCACCATCACCACCGTCCGGACCATCTTCGTCCCGTCGGCCTTGACGTACCCCGTCCCCGTCCTCCGGTACCCGTCCCCCCCCACCGACTCGTCGGGTGCGAGCGGTGTGACCGTTGACACCGGTGCGACGTTCGTTTCCTTGTCCTCCGTTCCGGCGGGTTCGGCCGCCTCGGGCTTCGGGCGGGACACCATCCCGCCCAGGGCGGCGGCCATCGCTTCGCGGTCGGTCTTCTTCGCCATCGGTCTCGGGGTCGTGTGAGAAGGGCGTCAGGGTCTACAAATCGAGGTCGGCGGCCACGCGCTCCGCCAGCGCGACGTAGGCGGCGGCCGAGCCGTGCCCCGACCGCGCGTGCTCGCGGACCGTCCGCCCGAGCGCCGCCGCCTCCTGCACGCGGACCGACTGCGGCACGGGCTCAGCCACGACGGGGGCCGCCCCGTCGCCCCGGTCGATCTCGGCCGCCGCCGCCCGGATCGCCTCCAGCACCTGGCCGTGCGCCACGGGCCGCGAGTCGAACATCGTCGGGACGATCTGGAGGAGGAGCGGCAACCGCTCGCCCCCGAACCGCTGGCGCGTCCGCTGGACCCCGCCGAGGTGGCCCACGAACGTCCCCAGCGCCTGCAGCGCGAGCGGCTGGAGCGAGACGGGCGCGAGCACGACATCGGAGGCCGCGAGCACACCGAGCGCGAGTGGCCCCCATCCTGGGGGCACGTCGACCACGACGAGCGGCGCGTCCCCGCGGACGGCCTCGGCCAGCGCCTCGATGGCGTCGCCCACGGCGAGGAGCCCCGCCGCCGGGTCCGCCCCGAGCCGCGACGACTCCGTCGCGAGCGCGTCGCCCGCCGGGCACACGTCGAGCCCAGGCCGGACGTCGGCGACCACGGCCTCGACCGCCCGTGCCGGCCGACCGGCCTCCGAGGCCGACAGCACACCGGACAGCCCGGGCGAGGCCACCGCCGCCTCCGGGTCCACGCCGAGCGCGCCCGCGAGCTGGTCCTGGGGGTCGGCGTCGACGAGGAGCACCCGCCGCGCCGCGTCGCCGTCGCGCTCTTGGAAAAGCGCGGCCAGCTCCGCGGCGAGGTTCGCGGCCGTCGTGGTCTTCCCGGTCCCGCCCTTCGTGAGGGCGACGGCCAGGACGAGGGGGGAGGGGGTAGGCACGGGGTCGTACGGGTGTGAGCGGTGCGACTGCTCGCATGGGTGACAGTCCGGAAGGTACGACCGGTGCGACCCCTGCGACGGAAACCCATCATCTCGGCCCCTCCGACCCGGCCACCCCGAAGCGAGATCGTACGGAGCGCCCTCTGAGCGCGTCGCCCGCCCCGTCCGACCTCCGACACTCTCCCGCCGTCCGCGCGCAGCAGCGGCGACGCCAGGGCCTCTGGCGGGGCTCTCCGACACCGGCCGCGCTCGGTCCTCGTCATCACGCCCTCCGTTGGCCTCGTCGGGACATGTGTCGACGGATAGTTCGGCTGGGTGGCGGCTCGCGGGGCGAACGGTCGCACCGCTCGCACGGGTCGTTCTCGTCGCACCCAGTGACGGCAGGCACTCTGTCCACGCCCCTGCCTCCGGGACCACCAGCGACAAGTGGACCGACGGGATCGCCATGGACCGTCTGACGAGACAGTCGTGCAGATGGGGCAGGGGAGGGGCCGTCCCCGAACGACGGGGAAGGACGCCCGCTCGTCACGGTGCTCGTCGGTCCGTCTCGAGTAGGCGAGAGCCCGTTCCCCTCTCCTCATCCCCACGACGCGCGCTCGTCGCGTTTAAGAGAGTTTAGAACCTTTAAATACCGTTTAGGGGCGCCCATCTTGTTGGGGCGCAACGGGATCGAGACGCAAAGGTGGCCGTCTATGGGACGACGGGTGGTCATCTATGGGACGTGAGGTGGCCGTTTATGGGACGTCGGGGGGTCATCTATGGGATGGCCTCGCCCAAAGGTGGCCGTTTATGGGACCGTGCTCGATCTCGTTGTCCGGCAACGCACTGGGAGGCCGAATGCGCCGCTCGCGGCCCAAAGGTGGCCGTCTATGGGACGTGAGGTGGTCGTTTGTGGGACGGAGGCTCCGTACAGGTGGCCGTTTGTGGGACGGGACCGGCCTCGACGTCCTCAGACGCCCGTCTGGACACCCCGCCTCGCCGCCTACGAGGGGCCCAAGGCGCTCAGGTGGTCATCTATGGGACGGGCCCGCGTGACCCTTGCCACGCACGGACCCCGCGCGTACCCTGACCGTCCGGCCCCGGCCGCGACTCCCACAGACGACCACCCGAGCCATCCAGACCTCGCTCCTCCTCGGCATCGACGACCCCGCCCCGCCCGCGGTCGAGGTCAAGAAGCACGTGGGCGCGGTCCACGCCAAGGCCCCCCTCTCGCTCCTCCAGCGGAAGGTCGCCAACGTCCTCCTCCTCAACGCCTTCGAGGAGCTGGCCGACGACGGCGTCGAGCGCCACGAGATCGCCCTCCGCGACCTCGCCCGGATCTGCGGGTTCGACTCCAACAACTGGGAGTACCTCCAGGACGCCCTCCGCGCGCTCACCGACGTCCGGATCGAGTGGAACGTGCTCGACGAGAAGGGAAAAAAACGGTGGGGGCGGAGCGCCTACCTCGCCGAGGTCGAGATGGTCGAGCGGTCCGGGACGGCCAGCTACGTCTACCCGCCGACCCTCCGCCGCCAGCTCGCCGACCCCGCCGTCTATGCCCGGATCAACCTGGCCATCCAGGCCCGGTTCGGGTCCGGCTACGCGCTCGCCCTCTACGAGAACTGCGTCCGGTTCCGGAAGGTCGGCACGACGGGGTGGATCTCGCTCGACGACTGGCGCGGGCTCCTCGGCGTCGAGGACGGCCAGTACGCCGAGTACAAGTACCTCAACAAGCAGGTCCTGAAGCGGGCCGCCGCCGAGGTCAACGAGTTCTCCGACATCCGGGTCGAGATGGAGACCCGGAAGGAGGGCCGCTCCGTCGTTGCCCTCCGGTTCACCGTCGCCGAGGCCCCCGACGACGACGCCCTCCGCGCCTCCGGCGCCGTCGGCCCGGCCATCCGCGAGGCGCTCGGGGCCGTCCCCGACCCCCGTGACCTCGCCCCCGAGCCGGCCGACGTTATCGCCGACCACCCCCTCGCCGACCTCCAGCGCCGGCTCCTCACGTTCGGGCTCACCGAGGCCCAGGCCCTCGACCTCTCGACCGAGTTCGACGCCGACCGCGTCGTCCGCAACCTCGACCACGTCGAGCACGAGGTGGCCCGGTCGAAGAAGGGGAGGGGGGAGGTCAAGAACGTGGCCGCGTTCACCGTCGCCGCCGTCCGGGGCGACTACGCCGCGGCGTCCGGTCCGCCCCCCGTCGTCCAGCGCGCCCAGGAGAAGGAGGTCCAAGCCGAGCGCGCGCAGGCCGACGAGCGCCGCCAGCGCCAGGCCGAGAAGGCCCAGCGCGCCCGGGCCGAGCGCGAGAGCGTGGAGGCGCGCGCCGAGGCGCTCGACGAGGCCTTCGGCGCGCTCCCCGAGGCCGAGCGCGACGCGCTCACGGCCCGCGCCGTCGCCCGCCTGGCGGACGAGGCCCCCCAGGTCCACGCCTGGTACCGAGAGGAGGTCGAGGCCGGCCTGGGCGAGGACGCCATGCGCCCGGCCGTCCGGTCCACTCTCCGCGCCTTCCGCCGCGACCTCCTCGCCGAGGATACCGCGGACTAACAGTCGGCGTCCACGGCGGCCTGCTCAAACAGGTCCGCCCGCGTCGGGTACCGGCTTGGCCGCCCGCGCCGACTACCGCGTTCGGCTGCGACACTCGGCTGTCGCGGTCACGTGCGAACATGGGCAGCGTTGGTCTCCCTCGATACTGTATCCGTGACAGCTTTTCTGCTCTGGCTAGTGTCTGCACTCGGCGAGACGACCGTGGGAAGCGCTGTGTCAGGCCTCGCCGGTCGGTTCCTCGGTCGTCCCATCGACGAGGCTGAACGGGCTACGGCCGCCGCGCTCGACGAAACCCGACGCGCACACCATGACGCGTATGGTGCGGCCTTCGGGTCACCCGGTTCCACGTTCCTTGACCGCGAGGCGAACGAGGTGCTCCTGCTCCGCTCCACGTTTCCCCGGGGGCGGCGCGTGACCACGACCGACCTCAGCCCTGAGGGGTTCGACGGGGCGCCGTCGGCGACGCCAGAGGTCCTCGACGCCGCGCTCCGCGCGTTCTACGCCGCGCTCGATCTCGCCCCGTCGCGCGCGTTGGACCGGGACCGTGGCGCGCAGGAGGACCGGCTTCTCTTGGAAAACGTCGCTGCCGACACGAAGGCGACGCGTGAGGCCCTCTTGGCCGACGCCGAGATCCCGGACGCTCTCCGCACCGTCCTCGAGCAGCAGGCACCCGACGCGGCGGCGCTCGCCCGCGATGGCCGGCCTGCTGAGGCGGTCCACCAACTCCAAGAGCACATCAGACGGATCGAGGATCTCGGCACCGGCGCGGGCACGGGGCTCCGCACGCTCCTCGATGCCCACCTCCTCACGCTCCGTCTCGAGCTCGGAGGCGCCCACGCACGAGCGGGTGACCACGCCGCCGCTGCGGGCGAGTTCGCGGGCCTCCCCGACATCCGGAGGCTCGCGCCAACGGTCCTCCCCGCGGTCGCCCGGCTCGCGTACAACGCCCGGGACGCCCGAGCCCTCGCGGACCTCACCCCCCGGATCCCGGAAGGGTCCGTCGAGCGTCTCCGCGCAGAGTTGTGGCTCGCCATCACCCGCGGGGACTGGACGGCGACGCTGGCAGCGCTCGACGCCCTCGATGCCATCGAGACCGAGGACGGCACCCGGCTTCAAGCCCGCGCGCGGGCGCTCATCGAGCTCGGCCGGGACCCGGTCGAGGCGGTCGCCTTACTCGACCGCGCGTGGGACGCTGCCGACACGCCGCTCGCCCGGCTCGCCGTCGCCGCAGCCACCGCCGACCTTGTGGAGGGGGTCATCGACCGCGAGGCCGAAGCCCCAGGCCTCGACCGCCCCGCCACGGTTCAGAGCGCCTCCGTACGTCTCGTCGAATGCGTCGACGACGGCGATGCGCCCCTGGTACACGCCGCGGCTCATACGCGGGCCTCAGCGTGGTTCGGGTTTCTTGACGACCACGAGCGCTACGACCGCCACCGCCTCGCGTTCGACGCTGTCGAACTGCCGGACGGCGTCCGCGAGCGGTTCGTTATCGATCCCGCCCTCGGAGCCCCCGCCCTCGCACGCCTCGCTGACGACGGCGTCATCGATCAAGCCACGCTCCACCGCGTCCGCGCCCTCCACCATAAGGCCTCCGGCGACGCGCTCCGTGAGGAGGCGTCCATCCGCGAGGCGCTTGACGCGGGCGCCGACGGACCCATCCGCTCGGCGCTCATCGAGCGCTTGCTCGACCTCCGGCTCGGCGCGAACGACCTCCCGGGCGCCGAGGCGCTTCTCGACGGCCTCGCTCAGGACGACCCGATGCGCCCGCTCTTCGAGGCCAAGGTGGTCTTGGCACGCCACGGGCGCGACGCGGCCCGGACCGCGCTCCGCGCCGTCCTCAACGGCCGTCCCCGCGCGCGCCCGGCGCTCCGGTCCCTCGCGCTCCTCACGGCCAACGCTGCTCGCGACGCCGAGGGGGAGCGGCGTGATGAGCTGTTCGCAGACGCGGTCGCCTTGCTCCGTCGTCTCAACTCTCTGCTCCCATGCCGTGCCCACGCGCTCATGGAGGCCGAGATCGCCGCGAGCCTGGGGCGGACCGCGGACGCCCTTGCCGCCCTCGACCGCGCGGACGTCTTCCACACGTCCCCGGCGTCCCAGCGGATGCGCGCAAGCGTGCTCCACGCCGCCGACCGACTCCCCGAGGCCGCACAGGCGCTCGCTGACGCCTACGATCTCGACCCGACGGACCCGGAAGCCGGCTCCGAGGCGGGCCGGCTGTGGATCGAGGCCACCCGCTTCGACACGGCGGCCGACCTCCTCGCCCGCGTCGCGGCCGACCACCCGGACGAGCCGGTCATCCACGCGAATCTGGGCCTCGCGCTCCTCAAGACGTCCGCCCCGGAGCGTCGTGCCCAGGCCCTCGCAGCGCTCGACCACGCTCTTCGCCTCGACCCGGCCCTTCCGATCCCCCCGTTCGCGCGCATGGAGGCGGCCGACGCCGCGGGGGATACGGAGGCCGGGCGCCGAGCCGCCGCTGACGCCCGGCGCAGCTCGCCGACGCTCACGGTCGCCACCGACGAGGACGTCCGCGAGAGCGAGCGCCTCGTGAGCGAGTCCGGGGCCGTCTGGCTCGACATGCAAGGTCGACCCGCGCTCGAGGCCTTCCTCCGCGTTCACTCCGACCGTGCCGAGGCCGCCCATCGGCTCTCGCAGTCGGACATGGCCCCTTTCGGAGGCATCGCTACGCGGCCGTGGACGAACTGGCTCGCGGCCGTCGACGCCTTCCGCCGCGGCGACGGCGCCGCGCACCCCGAGGCCTTCACGAACCGCGCGCCGTGGCCGTCCGAGTCCATGATGCAGCCGTTCGGGCCGGGCAGCGACCCACTCCCACCCGCGGACGGCCTGCTCCTCGACCTCACCGCGCTCCTCACGCTCGCCTCGCTCGACGCCCTCGACGAGGGGCTCCGCGCGGCCCACGCCTCGTTCGGCCGCATCGTCCTCTACCCCGGAGCCCTCGCCGACCTCCGCGACGAAGTCGGCAACCTCGCCGGCGGGTTCGACTGGGAGGGCCGCCAGCCATACCCCGAGACGCTCGCCCTCGTCGAGCGCTACGCGCTCGGCCCGCGCCCCGACGACCCCGCACCGGACGCGCTCCGCGACGCCGTCCCCGAGCCCGCCCGGACCCCGCTCGGGAACAGCGCCGATGACGTCGGGCTCGCGGTCCACCTCGGCGCCGACTTCGTCCGGCAGCCGTCCTCCTTCGACGAGGGCGATGAGGAGCTGTGGGGGGGGCGGACCTGGACCTCGGCCGAGGTTCTCGCCGCGCTCCACCGCGAGAACCGGGTCGGCCTCTCACAAGCCCGCCAGATGGCCGAGGCCGCCCCAGAGACGTTCGGGGGATGGGAAGCCGCCGACCCGCCTCCGCTCCCCGACCTCGTCGTGTCCGGCTTCCTCTTGACCGATTGGTACAAGGCGGGCCTCCTCGATCTGTGGACGTCGCGGGGGGCAGCCTGGCCGGCCCTCCGCGTTGGCCCGTTCGCCCTCGCCACGCTCAGGGGGCAGACCGAGGGCCGCGCCCGACGCCAGAGCCTCGCCGAGCGGGTGCAAGGAGCCCTCCGTACCCTCGACACCCTGGCCGCCGAGGGGGTCGTGGAGCCACTCGCGCGCCCGCCCGACGCCGACGCCCCTGAGGACCCCATCTCGCGACTCTGGGACCACGCGACGGTGCTCTTCGACGCCGCCCACAGCCGGGGCCTCCACGTCTGGGCCGACGACCGCGCCCTCGGCTTCCTCCTGTGGAGTTACGACGTTCCCATCTCCGGC from Rubrivirga marina encodes:
- a CDS encoding ATP-binding protein, whose translation is MTEAVPTLDHWRPVLPTVARPGALVGTEGPGRSGAGGIAVGPDGLRTAGPAADGPAHTVLTDPVRVGHGRALAELVGRAARGRHTLLVGDEGVGKTRLLQELAAVVAGRRVVLDPADQRATRRRTVQLPQSPDRAFTLVFVPEAGPPSRLVAALVDAFHALGVLALPGVPVAMRAGACAELSAAEVRKLLRTVDERQAALVESLADLAGGGRAPRLLLALDGLDRASPTQGLFFRELQRRATVVGAVRTVPQGRSLRTFFATFGQVPVAPLDEAHAGALFEYVRARYDVAAADPAHYRREVLRRAEGNPAVLRAMMHDGAQSRLVTPQDVRDLQARDDAPFFNLGLVYVFGLIGLGALRVLMIGVRDTDLYIVLTLATVLGYLVFRVFRTFFMFQPRPDSK
- a CDS encoding endonuclease, whose amino-acid sequence is MRRSLLPLAALLGVAASAQPQVGASQTPCSDRPDGWPLRACLRAAHAPASVLSAESATAALVSTVDVRVRRDSTRQTDSTFVEADSAWTVESWWEVTETPSLAAIDDTTTAHAPGALPPGWTVHTPERVAEPLAHVVGTPLPADALPTPVDGHLDLHAAWPSASGGAGLEDRRGDVARAALYVRTVYPLHVEASGEWPASAHARGPRVEQLLADHEADPPDDWERERHGRASAGQGNLNPFVLSPALARRAFPLGPRVDREAPPLWVNEVHATNDGRDAGEGVEVAGPAHTDLAAWRLVLYGGRGHPYDPYDDFVLATPALSGALPAEGSLGAAWLPVRGMWNRCNGVALFDPDAALVQFVSYGGCRFNASTGPVADAAETVASGASDPAHPDSLAWTTPTLGHDGRALQEWTQMPVGLSLQLTGAGSVAADFAWGGPHPASPGRLNDYQAPAMGANGRTARTAPSTPSIYPDLTGRPLLTALAADYSPATTFSYDRARDSLFAAVWREPREDTGAASDSLRGFYSGLAIALPRGVDPTTHAWNSAPRFSTEHLWPQSRGAVEGTPLHADLHGLAPVRQSVNSSRSNHPLGEVPDAQVDRWYGPVDGYLSSPPGVSVRDAYSKKRGGASPLFEPREGHAGDAARALFYAWTVYGPYDGPLDEGRLDVAFWEDQLPDLLAWHVQDPPHDAERQRSATIAAWQGTENPFVLDPTLAERAFAPRPTETENASAPALSLSLPRPNPARGPVSATLTLPRPGPVRVVVHDALGREVLVAHDGPAPLRLDVRLDTSTLGTGVYTLRALTSVGAAVRSVVVVR
- a CDS encoding plasmid mobilization protein, translating into MAKKTDREAMAAALGGMVSRPKPEAAEPAGTEDKETNVAPVSTVTPLAPDESVGGDGYRRTGTGYVKADGTKMVRTVVMVTEAERRRLKALALEAGLSPSDYVRRALGFV
- a CDS encoding ParA family protein, with translation MPTPSPLVLAVALTKGGTGKTTTAANLAAELAALFQERDGDAARRVLLVDADPQDQLAGALGVDPEAAVASPGLSGVLSASEAGRPARAVEAVVADVRPGLDVCPAGDALATESSRLGADPAAGLLAVGDAIEALAEAVRGDAPLVVVDVPPGWGPLALGVLAASDVVLAPVSLQPLALQALGTFVGHLGGVQRTRQRFGGERLPLLLQIVPTMFDSRPVAHGQVLEAIRAAAAEIDRGDGAAPVVAEPVPQSVRVQEAAALGRTVREHARSGHGSAAAYVALAERVAADLDL
- a CDS encoding replication initiation protein — protein: MPRTDPARTLTVRPRPRLPQTTTRAIQTSLLLGIDDPAPPAVEVKKHVGAVHAKAPLSLLQRKVANVLLLNAFEELADDGVERHEIALRDLARICGFDSNNWEYLQDALRALTDVRIEWNVLDEKGKKRWGRSAYLAEVEMVERSGTASYVYPPTLRRQLADPAVYARINLAIQARFGSGYALALYENCVRFRKVGTTGWISLDDWRGLLGVEDGQYAEYKYLNKQVLKRAAAEVNEFSDIRVEMETRKEGRSVVALRFTVAEAPDDDALRASGAVGPAIREALGAVPDPRDLAPEPADVIADHPLADLQRRLLTFGLTEAQALDLSTEFDADRVVRNLDHVEHEVARSKKGRGEVKNVAAFTVAAVRGDYAAASGPPPVVQRAQEKEVQAERAQADERRQRQAEKAQRARAERESVEARAEALDEAFGALPEAERDALTARAVARLADEAPQVHAWYREEVEAGLGEDAMRPAVRSTLRAFRRDLLAEDTAD